The Pyrobaculum sp. 3827-6 genome has a segment encoding these proteins:
- a CDS encoding signal peptidase I, which yields MDWRWLWLLLPVFLLLQYFVRVDFWLWIPVWGLLAVLYSRWALGCEDGGLSRGVATAAVYGALLVAVGWVFGWEASVYGGSPAASVLNAVFFGVLALARELARSAALSAVGSGDLRVFLVSATLAFEPGWLRPSPTWVGTVLVPSLAVSLAASYLQLRYGTFASLPLAFVWGVAPYVAPVWVKAPWVFYGLLHILFLIGVLLDVSPPGSVAWRDVLLAGVVVLVVVFAAGGLGVRPFVVATGSMSPVYMPGDVVLVAPAKSINVGDVVLYRADVGYVLHRVIDVRREGRQIYYVTKGDANASPDPRPVPRENVVGVAVGRIPYVGWPALWIRDPAGGWPYLAALLGGVAGVELALGRVIRRRNGLSSSRR from the coding sequence ATGGATTGGAGGTGGCTGTGGTTGCTCCTCCCAGTGTTTTTGCTTCTCCAGTATTTTGTTAGGGTGGATTTCTGGCTGTGGATCCCGGTGTGGGGCCTCCTCGCCGTGCTTTACTCCAGGTGGGCGCTCGGCTGTGAGGACGGAGGCCTCTCCAGGGGGGTGGCGACGGCGGCTGTGTACGGGGCGTTGCTGGTGGCTGTGGGTTGGGTATTTGGCTGGGAGGCTAGTGTCTATGGCGGCTCTCCAGCGGCGTCTGTCTTAAACGCCGTGTTTTTTGGCGTCTTGGCTCTGGCCAGGGAGCTGGCGCGCTCCGCCGCACTTTCTGCCGTGGGTAGTGGCGACTTGCGTGTATTTCTGGTCTCGGCGACGCTTGCCTTTGAGCCGGGGTGGCTCCGCCCGTCTCCGACTTGGGTCGGGACGGTGCTGGTGCCTTCGCTGGCTGTTTCCCTAGCAGCATCTTATCTACAGCTGAGGTACGGGACCTTCGCCTCGCTACCTCTGGCCTTTGTATGGGGGGTGGCCCCCTACGTCGCGCCGGTTTGGGTGAAGGCTCCGTGGGTTTTTTACGGCCTTCTACACATCCTCTTCCTCATAGGGGTGTTGCTGGACGTCTCCCCTCCAGGCTCAGTCGCCTGGAGGGATGTCTTGTTGGCGGGGGTGGTGGTTCTGGTTGTGGTTTTCGCGGCGGGTGGGCTGGGGGTGAGGCCCTTCGTAGTGGCCACTGGTAGCATGTCGCCGGTGTATATGCCAGGAGACGTTGTGCTGGTGGCACCTGCGAAGTCCATAAATGTGGGGGACGTGGTGTTGTACAGGGCCGACGTCGGCTACGTTCTTCACCGTGTTATTGATGTAAGGCGGGAGGGGCGGCAGATTTACTACGTCACCAAAGGCGACGCCAACGCGTCTCCAGACCCTAGGCCGGTGCCGCGGGAGAACGTGGTGGGGGTTGCGGTGGGGAGGATTCCCTACGTGGGGTGGCCGGCGCTGTGGATCCGGGACCCGGCGGGGGGCTGGCCCTACCTAGCCGCCTTGTTGGGAGGGGTGGCCGGAGTAGAGCTCGCCCTTGGGAGGGTTATCCGCCGCCGCAACGGCCTATCTTCTTCTCGAAGGTGA